In a genomic window of Sulfoacidibacillus ferrooxidans:
- a CDS encoding sensor domain-containing diguanylate cyclase yields the protein MFPVLADLEHVINELPDSMFVHYIDDQGVVRWMKPSSYLPFPLTVGMTLDDVVLSSSVADHVWHEHSFRIHREENGHFGFPYDVFSFPLFDRLQVFQGVLTFALPVNDSESFQAVQRETEILHWLFAISKNVLLVETLEQLWSQFRDVFLQLFHFKGGILFMHDTRTGNIHLIEQFGSPTILDATLRGIEEEILRDMHGENTRYIPDLDAAIVNRYDFAFDELREILFLFSVKDTPMPPMFHALLDFYHLTGTVVHQRSQLQQLARKDPLTGIWNRRALEEHMESYFSESSALPSVFVLFDLDRFKQLNDESGHPIGDVALQRVASSLQRVLRKGDWCARLGGDEFVFVLHEVTFGDSIEREVVNWVQTSPLHLYGLGMTAGVVELRREVMNFQDAYRLADQRLYRGKVSGRNCIVTEDRCIPLIF from the coding sequence ATGTTTCCAGTATTAGCTGATCTTGAGCATGTGATTAACGAATTACCTGATTCCATGTTTGTACATTACATTGATGATCAAGGGGTCGTAAGATGGATGAAGCCATCGTCCTATCTCCCTTTTCCGTTGACAGTGGGGATGACGTTAGACGATGTGGTGTTGTCTTCCTCTGTGGCTGATCATGTATGGCATGAACACTCTTTTCGCATTCATCGAGAAGAGAATGGGCATTTTGGATTTCCCTATGATGTATTTAGTTTTCCGTTATTTGATAGGTTACAGGTCTTTCAAGGGGTATTGACTTTTGCCTTGCCCGTGAATGATTCTGAAAGTTTTCAGGCTGTCCAACGCGAAACGGAGATTTTGCATTGGTTATTTGCCATCTCTAAAAATGTCCTTTTAGTAGAAACGCTAGAACAGCTATGGAGTCAATTTCGAGATGTTTTCTTGCAACTGTTTCACTTTAAGGGCGGCATTCTGTTTATGCACGATACGAGAACGGGAAATATTCATCTCATAGAGCAGTTTGGAAGTCCCACGATCCTAGACGCTACATTGCGCGGGATCGAAGAGGAGATCCTTCGCGATATGCATGGTGAGAACACGCGATATATCCCTGATCTCGATGCTGCAATTGTCAATCGCTATGATTTTGCATTCGATGAATTGCGCGAAATTCTGTTTTTATTTAGTGTAAAAGATACTCCTATGCCACCGATGTTTCACGCTCTTTTAGATTTTTATCATTTGACTGGAACTGTGGTTCATCAAAGGAGTCAATTGCAGCAACTAGCTAGAAAAGATCCACTCACAGGGATTTGGAACCGAAGAGCATTGGAAGAACATATGGAAAGTTATTTTTCTGAGTCTTCGGCTTTACCTTCCGTCTTTGTGTTGTTTGATTTAGATCGATTCAAACAACTCAATGATGAATCAGGTCACCCCATAGGGGATGTGGCTTTGCAAAGGGTAGCTTCTTCTTTGCAAAGGGTCCTTCGCAAAGGAGATTGGTGTGCTCGACTAGGCGGGGATGAATTTGTTTTTGTACTCCATGAGGTAACGTTTGGCGATAGCATTGAACGAGAAGTAGTGAACTGGGTTCAAACCAGTCCACTTCATCTTTATGGCCTAGGAATGACTGCGGGTGTCGTCGAACTGCGCCGTGAAGTAATGAATTTTCAAGATGCGTATCGTTTGGCCGATCAAAGACTATATCGCGGCAAAGTATCGGGTAGAAATTGCATCGTTACAGAGGATCGATGTATTCCACTCATTTTTTAA
- a CDS encoding type IA DNA topoisomerase, translating into MRLVIAEKPSVARDIAAVLGKVTRNDGYMTAGEYTVTYAVGHLVGLADADAYDMRYKSWRMADLPILPEPFRLVVLEHAKAQYRVVSKLLKQAQEVIVATDAGREGQLIYELIARHAGYKGPAKRLWLSSMTESAIREAFLHLRDNEEFHSLYEAAVSRSEADWMVGINATRCMTVQGGTKLPVGRVQTPTLAMIVERDVAIEQFIPVPYYEVEATFQTPAGVYVGKWTKEKQTRFDDVAIASVIADKVRGQVGRIEKVDTHAKSEQAPQLFDLTALQRKANQRYGMTADHTLKMAQALYETHKVLTYPRTDSRYISQDIVQTLPARLRAGAAFLPSLTPLLDQIKAKPGHRVVNDRKVTDHHAIIPTEKPPRSLTGDERKVYELVLRQTFCALLPDAIWSQTIIETVVDDEWFRTFGKTLQSSGWRSALESSTEEESTLKQADDEQVALLPKVERGQMAQVEEAKVLSKQTKAPAHFTEASLLASMESAGKQIDDVELAEAMKERGLGTPATRAATIEKLKRDGMIELQKKQLHATAKGRELIHAIPSVSLKSAELTGAWEAKLKQMERSQYPRETFIQEIHAFTRDMIGHMTAHAMVVTPDHSAQIGVCPLCGAALKESPKAFGCSAWKTGCRFTVWKTISGHRVTVNDVLELVTDGITKPLSFQSKAGKSFQAQLKLVEGKVEFSFMPRK; encoded by the coding sequence ATGAGATTAGTTATAGCAGAGAAACCTTCCGTTGCGCGGGATATTGCAGCGGTTCTTGGAAAGGTCACGCGAAATGACGGATATATGACTGCAGGTGAATATACGGTCACTTATGCCGTGGGCCATCTTGTTGGATTAGCTGATGCAGATGCTTATGATATGAGGTACAAATCTTGGCGAATGGCAGATTTGCCGATCTTGCCAGAGCCATTTCGCCTCGTTGTGTTGGAACATGCGAAGGCACAATATCGCGTGGTATCGAAGCTATTGAAGCAAGCACAGGAAGTCATTGTGGCAACTGATGCAGGGCGTGAAGGACAACTGATCTACGAACTTATTGCGAGACATGCAGGATACAAGGGACCTGCCAAGCGATTGTGGTTATCTTCTATGACAGAATCAGCGATTCGCGAAGCTTTTTTACATTTGCGCGACAATGAGGAGTTTCATTCACTTTATGAAGCTGCTGTATCGCGTAGTGAAGCAGACTGGATGGTTGGCATCAATGCGACAAGGTGCATGACCGTTCAAGGGGGAACGAAACTTCCGGTTGGGCGCGTTCAGACTCCCACACTTGCGATGATTGTCGAACGCGATGTGGCGATTGAACAGTTTATACCTGTCCCGTATTATGAAGTAGAAGCAACCTTTCAAACTCCGGCTGGGGTGTACGTTGGAAAATGGACCAAAGAGAAGCAGACTCGCTTCGATGACGTGGCGATAGCTTCTGTGATTGCCGATAAAGTGCGCGGACAAGTGGGACGAATTGAAAAAGTAGACACTCATGCTAAATCTGAACAAGCACCGCAACTCTTTGATCTTACTGCGCTACAGCGCAAGGCCAACCAACGATATGGCATGACGGCTGATCATACGTTGAAAATGGCACAAGCACTGTACGAGACGCATAAGGTGCTCACGTATCCACGGACAGATAGTCGCTATATTAGTCAAGATATCGTGCAAACGCTGCCTGCACGACTGCGTGCAGGAGCTGCCTTTCTTCCGTCATTGACGCCTTTGCTCGATCAAATAAAAGCAAAACCTGGTCACCGTGTGGTGAATGATCGAAAGGTAACGGATCATCATGCCATTATTCCGACTGAAAAACCACCTCGATCACTGACGGGTGATGAACGCAAAGTGTATGAATTGGTCTTACGGCAGACCTTTTGTGCGCTCTTACCTGATGCGATATGGTCACAAACGATTATTGAAACGGTCGTTGATGACGAGTGGTTTCGCACGTTTGGAAAAACGCTACAAAGTTCTGGTTGGCGCTCTGCTCTGGAGTCATCCACAGAAGAGGAGTCTACTTTGAAACAAGCAGATGATGAACAGGTCGCTCTTTTGCCAAAAGTTGAACGGGGACAGATGGCACAGGTAGAAGAAGCTAAAGTGCTAAGTAAGCAGACGAAGGCACCGGCGCATTTTACGGAGGCATCTCTTCTTGCATCTATGGAGAGTGCGGGTAAACAGATCGATGATGTAGAGTTAGCAGAAGCCATGAAAGAGCGTGGCTTAGGAACACCTGCTACTCGTGCCGCTACGATAGAAAAACTTAAACGGGACGGGATGATTGAGCTTCAAAAAAAGCAACTGCATGCTACTGCCAAAGGTCGCGAACTCATTCATGCGATCCCCAGTGTCTCGTTAAAATCTGCAGAATTGACGGGTGCATGGGAAGCTAAACTCAAACAAATGGAGCGTAGTCAGTATCCAAGAGAGACATTTATACAGGAAATTCACGCGTTTACGCGAGACATGATAGGGCACATGACGGCGCACGCGATGGTCGTGACTCCGGATCACTCGGCACAGATCGGCGTTTGTCCACTCTGTGGTGCTGCTCTAAAGGAATCGCCTAAGGCGTTTGGGTGTAGCGCCTGGAAAACCGGATGTAGGTTTACGGTATGGAAGACGATATCTGGGCATCGTGTAACCGTGAATGATGTGTTGGAGTTAGTGACAGATGGCATCACGAAGCCGCTCTCATTTCAGTCAAAAGCGGGTAAGAGTTTTCAGGCCCAATTGAAACTAGTAGAGGGGAAAGTGGAATTTTCTTTTATGCCTCGAAAGTAA
- a CDS encoding GerAB/ArcD/ProY family transporter: MIKDGHISPFQLIALFSILLFGKQLDPSVLLFIHWGHNAPELFFLIAQVSMIALISLMLPLFKDPHKNLFDHFHDLFGPIFGSMLTLLIFIMVLLDVSTSVVFDLEQIRTVFLPTTPATLTLFILITNMVIPSYFGIEVMGRSNLLVFFVISTVLIIWNLLMWPMANVNNIPPIFGPGIPQLLKQGILHSGFFIEFIVYLMMRPYVRSYTSFKRSFYLVAMITLVIGMFRLLLVQLIMPYPVDDQVFFPFIEIVKLIYAGKFFEHLEAVYTVGWLVLALARLSFMVYVLVISAATLARAHNHRRFIPSIGALIYYIALLNTSLSDAIDFTDVVLVQRFSLIYGFIFTLFIAVSYAKLLKKKWAQKKQIKPQPT, encoded by the coding sequence TTGATCAAAGACGGCCATATCAGCCCCTTTCAGTTAATCGCTCTATTTTCGATTCTTCTGTTTGGCAAACAGTTAGATCCAAGCGTTTTGTTATTTATTCATTGGGGTCATAACGCACCTGAATTGTTTTTCCTCATAGCGCAAGTTTCAATGATAGCACTCATTTCATTAATGCTCCCATTATTTAAAGATCCGCACAAAAATTTATTTGACCATTTTCATGATCTTTTTGGACCGATATTTGGTTCTATGTTAACCTTACTTATTTTTATCATGGTTCTCCTTGATGTTTCTACTAGTGTTGTATTTGATTTGGAGCAAATTCGAACGGTGTTCTTGCCCACTACTCCTGCAACTCTGACACTGTTTATCTTAATTACTAATATGGTTATCCCTTCTTATTTTGGCATCGAAGTAATGGGTCGATCAAATCTTCTTGTATTTTTTGTTATTAGTACTGTTTTGATTATCTGGAATTTACTAATGTGGCCAATGGCTAATGTGAATAATATCCCCCCGATATTCGGACCCGGAATTCCTCAACTTCTGAAACAAGGCATACTCCATTCTGGTTTTTTTATTGAGTTTATTGTATATCTCATGATGAGACCCTACGTACGCAGTTATACAAGCTTTAAGCGTTCATTTTATCTAGTGGCTATGATCACTTTAGTGATTGGCATGTTTCGCTTACTACTGGTTCAACTCATCATGCCTTACCCAGTAGACGATCAGGTATTCTTTCCCTTCATTGAAATAGTAAAGTTAATCTATGCAGGGAAATTTTTCGAGCATCTTGAAGCTGTGTATACGGTTGGTTGGCTTGTCCTTGCTTTGGCGCGCTTAAGCTTTATGGTCTATGTTTTAGTAATTAGTGCTGCCACCTTAGCACGCGCACATAATCATCGACGGTTTATCCCGTCCATAGGTGCACTAATATATTATATTGCATTACTCAATACTTCATTATCTGATGCCATTGATTTTACAGATGTCGTTTTAGTACAACGCTTTTCACTGATCTATGGATTCATCTTCACACTTTTTATCGCAGTGAGTTACGCCAAACTTTTGAAAAAGAAATGGGCGCAAAAGAAACAAATAAAACCACAACCTACATGA